Proteins from one Desulfonema limicola genomic window:
- a CDS encoding putative Ig domain-containing protein, translated as MKNSFKIYILILLCFLFFQAPEMVYANTPPEILPVSPPQAVEDSSYSLIITVKDDDLLLSNEENITFKIFDPPAWLHPEPVITSLVSGQRTATFTGIPTDEIPNNYYIIIEVTDSQNAKAASEVIPINIKNINDQPTISADLPEPGDPGYPISAIQNVQFIFEPIINDPDTKPADLELTWTTNTDPKPAWLNISGLTLTGTPGNFDVGIIENIVISVSDKIDDQGEIDNVIDASLPGFDLCVINSNDPPEFQTTVPPVTTILQGGSYSLALSATDQDLKLLESLKASAPPLYWTKCWPGNEINDSLDWDEAAPPYVLLSGPEWLQIRGTAGSPGANLVCIPGRPNNDDVGTYNDIEVIVRDGQGKIGRLEKFNITVGNVNDPPFFTHAPTPIVEINEDQEISFKYTPEAIIKTNIIKANDIDLKHGDQLSFSLESKPAWLNIVKVSDTEAKLTGTPANKDVGIYEDIKLIVKDSGNNAESSVSSTCNNICANDENCTCECLDNTCTYKYFFTLEVNNVNDPPQFIQKPANDPLNPIEINEGASFKMLSPEVIAVAQDIDMEDSITFNIITSPLAQWLSVSTSTYPDTDTATASFDGIPGNADVGTYKIEVIAEDNSSAKASAIFYVKVNNVNTGPRILTGLPAALTAYEDQSFSQKIIVEDQDLPYGDKLTVSLANAPSWLSYSIDTEQNILLKGIPRYTDAGIYKGITLSVKDTAGESDYITFNIEVIEVNDAPVISGKIPPAILGRNYYFLPEASDEEGDSLIFTLTFITDYAEWLKINPLTGELSGVPEEIKGYFITIDVSDGKDGYAKLGPFLLNVITGPGDIDGSGRVDLKDAVTALQIAAGINPDISPGINADINEDGVLGLEEAVYILNSIADR; from the coding sequence ATGAAAAATTCTTTTAAAATTTATATTCTGATACTGCTGTGTTTTCTTTTCTTCCAGGCTCCTGAAATGGTTTATGCCAATACACCGCCTGAAATCCTGCCTGTTTCTCCACCCCAGGCTGTTGAAGATTCTTCTTATTCTCTTATAATTACGGTCAAAGACGATGATCTATTATTAAGTAACGAAGAAAACATTACCTTCAAAATTTTCGATCCTCCAGCCTGGCTCCATCCTGAGCCTGTAATAACTTCACTGGTAAGTGGTCAGCGTACAGCCACATTTACAGGAATTCCCACAGATGAAATACCAAACAACTATTATATTATAATTGAAGTAACTGACAGCCAGAATGCTAAAGCCGCAAGCGAGGTTATTCCCATCAATATAAAAAATATAAATGATCAGCCCACAATCTCAGCGGATTTGCCAGAGCCTGGAGACCCGGGATACCCAATCTCAGCAATTCAAAATGTGCAATTCATTTTTGAACCCATTATTAATGACCCGGACACAAAGCCAGCGGATCTGGAACTTACATGGACAACAAACACAGACCCAAAACCAGCATGGCTGAATATTTCAGGCTTGACCCTTACAGGAACCCCTGGAAATTTTGATGTGGGAATTATTGAAAATATAGTAATAAGTGTTTCTGATAAAATAGACGATCAGGGTGAAATTGATAATGTAATAGATGCTTCCCTGCCCGGATTTGATTTATGTGTAATTAATTCAAATGATCCTCCTGAATTTCAAACAACAGTTCCGCCAGTTACAACGATTTTGCAGGGAGGTTCATACAGCCTTGCCTTATCTGCAACAGACCAGGATTTAAAACTTCTGGAATCTTTGAAGGCATCTGCCCCTCCCTTATACTGGACAAAATGCTGGCCCGGAAATGAAATAAACGATTCCCTTGACTGGGATGAGGCAGCCCCCCCGTATGTATTGTTAAGCGGTCCTGAATGGCTGCAAATTAGAGGTACTGCTGGAAGTCCCGGAGCAAATCTTGTCTGTATCCCTGGCAGACCCAATAATGACGATGTAGGAACATATAACGATATTGAAGTCATTGTAAGAGACGGACAGGGAAAAATCGGCAGACTGGAAAAATTCAACATTACAGTTGGAAATGTAAATGACCCCCCGTTTTTCACCCATGCCCCGACACCCATTGTTGAAATAAACGAAGACCAGGAAATTTCTTTTAAATATACGCCTGAAGCAATCATAAAAACCAATATTATAAAAGCAAATGATATTGATCTTAAACACGGGGATCAGCTCAGTTTTTCCCTTGAATCTAAACCTGCCTGGCTGAATATTGTAAAGGTTAGCGATACGGAAGCAAAACTGACCGGAACCCCTGCCAATAAAGATGTAGGCATATATGAAGACATAAAACTTATAGTCAAAGATAGCGGAAATAATGCAGAATCTTCTGTAAGTTCTACCTGTAACAATATATGTGCAAATGACGAAAACTGTACTTGTGAATGCTTGGATAATACCTGTACATATAAATACTTTTTTACCCTTGAAGTAAACAACGTCAATGACCCCCCTCAATTCATTCAAAAACCTGCAAATGATCCTCTTAATCCCATTGAAATAAACGAAGGAGCATCCTTTAAAATGCTGTCTCCTGAAGTAATTGCCGTTGCCCAGGATATTGACATGGAAGATTCGATTACTTTTAATATAATTACCAGTCCTTTGGCCCAGTGGCTTTCTGTTAGTACAAGTACATATCCAGATACAGATACCGCTACTGCCAGTTTTGACGGAATTCCCGGAAACGCTGACGTGGGAACATATAAGATCGAGGTTATTGCAGAAGATAATTCCAGCGCAAAAGCCTCAGCCATATTTTATGTCAAGGTAAACAATGTCAATACAGGCCCAAGAATACTTACTGGACTGCCGGCCGCACTGACTGCATACGAAGATCAATCTTTCAGTCAAAAGATTATTGTCGAAGATCAAGATTTACCATATGGCGACAAACTGACCGTATCCCTGGCAAATGCCCCTTCATGGTTATCCTATTCCATAGATACAGAACAAAACATCCTGTTAAAAGGAATTCCAAGATATACAGATGCAGGTATATATAAAGGAATAACTCTTAGTGTAAAAGACACGGCAGGAGAATCTGATTATATAACCTTTAATATTGAAGTAATAGAGGTTAATGACGCACCTGTTATCAGCGGAAAAATTCCTCCTGCTATCTTAGGCCGAAATTATTATTTTTTACCTGAAGCATCAGACGAAGAAGGGGATTCACTAATATTTACCCTTACTTTTATTACAGATTACGCTGAATGGCTGAAAATCAATCCCCTTACCGGGGAATTAAGCGGGGTACCTGAAGAGATAAAAGGATATTTTATAACCATAGATGTTTCTGACGGCAAAGACGGGTATGCAAAACTAGGCCCTTTTTTATTAAATGTTATTACAGGCCCTGGAGACATAGACGGCAGCGGACGTGTTGATTTAAAAGATGCAGTTACTGCCTTGCAGATAGCCGCAGGAATAAACCCTGATATCTCCCCGGGAATAAATGCTGATATTAATGAAGATGGAGTATTAGGACTGGAAGAAGCTGTTTATATTCTCAATTCCATTGCAGACAGGTAA
- a CDS encoding ATP-binding cassette domain-containing protein — protein MALLSIRNITIGFGGSLLLDNVNLQVHQGERICLLGRNGTGKSTLIKLINGDIEPDSGEISFLQSTSSALLTQEVPQELKGKVFEIVSQGIKNTDNSPGYEEWQIRQKAESILSRMELDPDPLFENLSAGLKRRVLLARALVNEPDILLLDEPTNHLDIDSIGWLEDFLIRYVKTLVFVTHDRMFLKKLATRILELDRGKLGSWDCDYQTFLDRREAELEAENNQNHQFDKKLAKEEEWIRKGVKARRTRNEGRVRELQKMREQRRERRSQVGSVKMLAQEARRTGKLVMEASNISFFYNGLPVIKDFSTTIMRGDRVGIIGPNGSGKTTLLNLLLGHISPAQGEIRHGTHLEAAYFDQLRLQLDENKTVQENVGDGNDNVIINNKPRHIIGYLQDFLFSPERSRSPVSILSGGERNRLLLAKLFTKPSNVLVLDEPTNDLDAETLELLEELLMVYQGTVLLVSHDREFLNNVVTGTLAFESNGVINEYVGGYDDWLKYRKEDDFKTGKKVKQAEKKEKLPKPGKDKPRKLSFKENRELEALPKLIEDIEKKQAQIHEAMSDPGFYQKSGQEIADAKNSLERIEQELAKAYERWEYLESLV, from the coding sequence ATGGCATTACTCAGTATAAGAAATATAACAATCGGCTTTGGAGGCTCTCTGCTGCTGGACAATGTGAATCTTCAGGTTCATCAGGGGGAAAGAATTTGTCTTCTTGGCCGAAACGGAACAGGGAAGTCAACCCTGATCAAATTGATCAATGGTGATATTGAACCGGATTCAGGGGAAATATCTTTTTTACAAAGCACCAGTTCAGCCCTTTTGACCCAGGAGGTTCCGCAGGAGCTTAAAGGAAAGGTTTTTGAAATAGTCAGCCAGGGTATAAAAAATACAGATAACAGTCCAGGTTATGAAGAATGGCAGATCCGGCAGAAGGCAGAATCCATCCTGTCCAGAATGGAGCTTGATCCTGACCCTTTGTTTGAAAATCTTTCAGCAGGACTGAAAAGAAGGGTGCTTCTTGCAAGGGCACTGGTAAATGAACCTGATATCCTGCTTTTAGATGAACCTACCAACCATCTTGATATTGATTCCATAGGATGGCTGGAAGATTTTTTAATCAGGTATGTAAAAACCCTGGTTTTTGTTACCCATGACCGTATGTTCCTTAAAAAGCTTGCAACACGCATACTTGAGCTTGACAGGGGAAAGCTGGGAAGCTGGGATTGTGATTATCAGACCTTTCTTGACCGCAGGGAAGCGGAACTGGAAGCTGAAAATAATCAAAATCATCAATTTGATAAAAAACTCGCAAAAGAAGAAGAATGGATTCGCAAAGGCGTTAAAGCCAGGCGCACAAGAAACGAGGGCAGGGTCAGGGAGTTGCAGAAAATGCGCGAACAGAGGCGGGAGCGCAGGTCCCAGGTGGGTTCTGTTAAAATGCTTGCCCAGGAAGCCAGGCGCACAGGAAAACTGGTTATGGAAGCCAGTAATATCAGTTTTTTTTATAATGGCCTGCCAGTGATAAAAGATTTTTCAACAACAATTATGAGGGGAGACCGGGTAGGTATTATCGGCCCTAATGGTTCAGGCAAGACCACATTGCTCAATCTTCTTCTGGGGCATATTTCCCCTGCCCAGGGTGAGATAAGGCACGGCACCCATCTTGAGGCTGCATATTTTGACCAGCTCAGGCTCCAGCTTGATGAAAACAAGACTGTCCAGGAAAATGTGGGGGACGGCAATGACAATGTTATTATTAACAATAAACCCAGGCATATAATCGGCTATCTTCAGGATTTTCTTTTTTCCCCTGAACGCTCCAGGAGTCCTGTATCCATTCTTTCAGGAGGAGAGCGGAACCGCCTGCTGCTTGCAAAACTTTTTACAAAACCGTCCAATGTCCTGGTACTGGATGAGCCTACCAATGATCTTGATGCTGAAACCCTGGAACTGCTGGAAGAGCTTCTTATGGTCTATCAGGGAACCGTTCTCCTGGTAAGTCATGACAGGGAATTTCTCAACAACGTGGTAACCGGGACCCTGGCTTTTGAATCAAACGGGGTTATTAATGAGTATGTGGGCGGTTATGATGACTGGCTTAAATATAGAAAAGAAGATGATTTTAAAACAGGGAAAAAAGTAAAGCAGGCTGAAAAAAAAGAGAAACTGCCAAAGCCTGGAAAAGATAAACCCCGTAAATTAAGCTTTAAAGAAAATCGTGAGCTTGAAGCACTGCCAAAACTGATAGAAGATATTGAAAAAAAACAGGCACAGATACATGAAGCCATGTCTGATCCAGGTTTTTATCAAAAATCAGGCCAGGAAATCGCAGATGCAAAAAACAGTTTAGAGCGCATAGAGCAGGAACTGGCAAAAGCCTATGAACGATGGGAATATCTTGAGAGTTTGGTGTAA
- a CDS encoding transglutaminase-like domain-containing protein — translation MNKNLINSEITPTPPFLLGAAVIFWGWQTGLWFFAVPMAVILEVPRFLKFRWDFQPLDFNRISDLCTLLFLGMLAWLFISRRTVFVIFQLIEWLPMSFFPLMFCQNYSVSEKIDIRAISMFFRKHQKKGYDLSPLTFNLDYPYAALCILSASFANVRNSGFYLGLVFLSAWAVITAKPKRNSPFLFIILFSAASFAGYAGHTGIKHLQNILEIRGMEWFYDLTQSNSDPYQSITAIGRIGEIKLSNKIIFRVKPETAVEIPLLLREASYNKYNLSRWFARYPEFEPVNSIKDGTDWELFKPSEPLNSQVYKKIVVSEYLNKGQGMLKLPNGAFKVQNLPVFNMEKNQFGAVRVKEGPGFVNYGITFGADTGDSPPGEDDLSMPDREAAAVSEIVQALKLKDKTPKQVLKTVNSFFIRNFQYSLKLDHEYTPVPLADFLINTRTGHCEYFASATVLLLRASGIPARYAVGYSAQEYSGLEDQLIVRDSHAHAWALAYINGTWQNVDNTPSSWQTQEAEQVSSWYLLTDLWSWIHYKFSQWQWRKPSEKESFYLIWVLIPLVLVLSRRLYFKKRIVSVREPEKKAVPLVRMGRDSHFYGIEKSLNSMGYIRYPGETLYNWIKRIENMKNSEINFLQLYDIVKIHYQYRFDPGGIKPGIKKDFNDQINKWIEENSKN, via the coding sequence ATGAACAAAAATCTTATAAATTCTGAAATAACACCCACCCCGCCTTTTCTTCTGGGTGCTGCTGTAATCTTCTGGGGATGGCAGACTGGTTTGTGGTTTTTTGCCGTACCTATGGCAGTAATTCTTGAAGTGCCTCGTTTTCTCAAATTCAGATGGGATTTTCAGCCTTTGGATTTTAACAGGATTTCTGATCTCTGCACCCTGCTTTTTCTTGGAATGCTTGCCTGGCTCTTTATATCCAGGCGCACGGTATTTGTAATATTTCAATTAATTGAATGGCTTCCAATGAGTTTTTTCCCGCTTATGTTCTGCCAGAATTACAGTGTAAGTGAAAAGATTGATATCCGCGCTATTTCCATGTTTTTCAGAAAACATCAGAAAAAAGGGTATGATCTTAGCCCCCTGACCTTTAACCTGGACTATCCTTATGCTGCACTGTGTATTTTATCTGCAAGTTTTGCCAATGTAAGAAACTCAGGCTTTTATCTTGGTCTGGTGTTTTTAAGTGCATGGGCAGTTATTACTGCGAAGCCGAAACGCAATTCTCCTTTTTTATTTATTATACTTTTTTCAGCAGCATCTTTTGCAGGATATGCAGGTCATACAGGAATTAAGCATTTGCAGAATATCCTGGAAATAAGGGGTATGGAATGGTTTTATGATCTTACGCAAAGCAATTCAGATCCATATCAGAGCATAACTGCAATAGGCCGGATTGGTGAGATAAAGCTTTCCAATAAAATCATTTTCCGGGTAAAGCCTGAGACAGCGGTTGAAATCCCCCTGCTTTTAAGGGAAGCCAGTTATAATAAATATAATCTTTCAAGATGGTTTGCCCGTTATCCTGAATTTGAGCCTGTTAATTCAATAAAAGACGGGACAGACTGGGAACTTTTTAAACCATCGGAGCCTTTAAATTCCCAAGTTTATAAAAAGATTGTTGTGTCTGAATATCTTAACAAGGGCCAGGGTATGCTGAAACTTCCCAATGGAGCATTTAAGGTTCAAAATCTCCCTGTTTTTAATATGGAAAAAAACCAGTTTGGTGCTGTGAGGGTGAAAGAAGGCCCTGGATTTGTAAACTATGGTATTACCTTTGGCGCAGATACAGGAGACAGCCCGCCTGGTGAAGATGATTTATCTATGCCTGACCGGGAAGCTGCTGCTGTTTCAGAGATTGTTCAGGCATTGAAATTAAAAGATAAAACTCCAAAACAGGTTTTAAAAACCGTAAATTCATTTTTTATAAGAAATTTTCAATATTCCCTGAAACTGGATCATGAATATACCCCTGTGCCTCTTGCAGATTTTTTGATAAATACCAGGACAGGCCATTGTGAATATTTTGCATCTGCTACAGTCCTGCTTCTCCGGGCTTCAGGAATACCTGCCCGCTATGCTGTTGGATATTCAGCCCAGGAATACAGCGGGCTGGAAGATCAGCTTATTGTCAGGGACAGTCATGCCCATGCATGGGCACTGGCATATATTAACGGAACCTGGCAGAATGTTGACAATACACCTTCTTCATGGCAGACTCAGGAGGCCGAGCAGGTTTCTTCGTGGTATTTATTAACTGATTTATGGTCTTGGATTCATTATAAATTTTCTCAATGGCAGTGGCGTAAACCCAGTGAAAAGGAATCTTTTTATCTTATCTGGGTTTTAATACCCCTTGTGCTGGTTCTTTCAAGGCGTTTGTATTTTAAAAAAAGAATTGTAAGTGTCCGGGAGCCTGAAAAAAAAGCTGTGCCTCTTGTCAGGATGGGAAGGGATTCCCATTTTTATGGAATTGAAAAAAGTTTAAACAGCATGGGTTATATTCGTTATCCTGGAGAAACCCTTTATAACTGGATTAAAAGAATTGAAAATATGAAAAATTCTGAAATTAATTTTTTACAGCTTTACGATATTGTAAAAATACATTATCAATACCGTTTTGATCCTGGGGGGATTAAACCAGGTATAAAAAAGGATTTTAATGACCAGATCAATAAATGGATAGAAGAAAACAGTAAAAATTAA
- a CDS encoding RAMP superfamily CRISPR-associated protein, whose protein sequence is METNKLYLAKGKIEVKAKGYWFTSGGEKGPFGFYPHLKDENGKPVFPDTQIHGDLRMAANWLTGLNSGFDQPFVEKVFGKGGESDPALLKITDLELQDCSKDLFEIKPRIRIDDKKGTVEKHMLVDREVSFLDGCTLEAQVYLGYFKTSEEMEKAVKLLEESAKFLSGFGGFRSRGYGRGEVSVKIDDKQEINPGSSDDVPKEFPYMAKALVHFRNREVDPGKTQRLSSVQYIASEQLRAWFVKTWNDIYPKTWPSFEEMASISFPSLYPCSEKSPAWIPPMSTLKNEDNKVNDMRGKNQDDADRGKDEQENFFNTKTKGLGQGYFVTNEPAVTEKIKTEYRIRNSIDGLFVTRDDGLFVQELIKKHTCFSGIIQFKKPGTDFSKKAYFILNYVKPVIKGAVFERVETEFKLPDNNNGKSFLVVEPINYENSFISENNQVTLDSIRRYNTMLGRPRRSRIVIAPCSILSAPVENQTIAWAGFGFENIPFTEKPEKEKKCIQSDADKDRKKVKSRLEKGGEWEKKNWVITRSQAGLLREYLHPGQEPDQILNNLRDRIEKYSAKSQEKLKSLLSDIKKELESKGIEEMQKFIRQYLDELAIYLFNNKKQ, encoded by the coding sequence ATGGAGACAAATAAACTTTATCTTGCAAAAGGAAAAATAGAGGTTAAAGCAAAAGGTTACTGGTTTACATCAGGCGGTGAAAAAGGACCGTTCGGTTTTTATCCCCATCTTAAAGATGAAAACGGAAAACCTGTATTTCCTGATACCCAGATTCACGGGGATCTGAGAATGGCGGCTAACTGGCTTACAGGACTTAATTCAGGATTTGATCAGCCTTTTGTTGAAAAAGTTTTTGGTAAAGGCGGGGAGTCTGATCCTGCTTTATTGAAAATAACTGATCTTGAGCTTCAAGACTGCTCCAAGGATCTGTTTGAGATCAAACCGAGAATCAGGATTGATGATAAAAAAGGAACAGTAGAAAAGCATATGCTGGTTGACAGGGAAGTCTCTTTCTTAGATGGCTGCACACTGGAAGCACAGGTTTATCTTGGATATTTCAAAACCAGCGAAGAAATGGAAAAAGCTGTAAAACTGCTTGAAGAATCTGCAAAATTTCTCAGCGGCTTCGGCGGGTTCCGTTCACGGGGTTATGGAAGGGGTGAAGTTTCAGTAAAAATAGATGATAAACAAGAAATTAACCCTGGTTCATCAGACGATGTTCCAAAGGAATTTCCTTACATGGCAAAAGCCCTGGTTCATTTCAGGAACAGGGAAGTAGATCCAGGCAAAACCCAGAGACTGTCCTCTGTACAATACATAGCCTCAGAACAGTTAAGAGCCTGGTTTGTGAAAACATGGAATGATATTTATCCAAAAACATGGCCTTCTTTTGAAGAAATGGCTTCCATATCCTTTCCTTCTCTTTATCCGTGCAGTGAAAAATCCCCTGCATGGATTCCGCCCATGAGTACCCTGAAAAATGAAGACAATAAGGTTAATGATATGCGGGGGAAAAATCAGGATGATGCGGATCGGGGAAAAGATGAACAGGAAAATTTTTTCAATACTAAAACCAAAGGGCTGGGACAAGGTTATTTTGTTACCAATGAACCAGCAGTAACAGAAAAGATAAAAACCGAATACAGGATACGAAACTCCATTGACGGTCTTTTTGTTACTCGTGACGACGGTCTTTTTGTCCAGGAGCTTATAAAAAAACATACCTGTTTCAGCGGCATTATCCAGTTTAAAAAACCTGGAACAGATTTTTCAAAAAAAGCATATTTTATACTAAATTATGTTAAGCCTGTTATAAAAGGCGCTGTTTTTGAACGTGTAGAAACAGAATTTAAGCTGCCTGATAACAACAATGGAAAATCTTTCCTGGTTGTTGAACCCATTAATTATGAAAACTCTTTTATCTCTGAAAATAACCAGGTTACCTTAGATTCCATCAGGCGGTATAACACCATGCTGGGCAGACCCAGGCGCAGCAGGATTGTCATTGCTCCTTGTTCCATTCTTTCCGCTCCCGTAGAGAACCAGACAATCGCCTGGGCAGGTTTCGGCTTTGAAAATATACCATTTACTGAAAAACCTGAAAAAGAGAAAAAGTGCATACAGAGCGATGCTGATAAAGATCGTAAAAAGGTTAAAAGCAGGCTGGAAAAAGGAGGGGAATGGGAAAAAAAGAATTGGGTAATTACCCGTTCCCAGGCAGGACTTCTAAGGGAATATCTTCATCCTGGTCAGGAGCCAGACCAGATCCTCAATAATCTGAGAGACAGGATTGAAAAATACAGCGCTAAAAGCCAGGAAAAATTAAAATCATTATTATCAGATATTAAAAAAGAGCTTGAATCTAAAGGCATTGAAGAAATGCAGAAATTCATAAGGCAATACCTTGATGAACTGGCAATTTACCTTTTTAATAACAAAAAACAATAA
- a CDS encoding RAMP superfamily CRISPR-associated protein: MEIVKAKKAVKFSIDLTLKTPLMIRSGKTGEFTDSVIEKTGDENCLHINGYVWASLIRRALSRVKGAENMTEEIGDYAKGRESEIGVSPFWCEASFVELEPGDVRPGNKLDRQWGAAAKGALFSDEIVQPGYKTTLNFNYFCENPGEIKKNILSALWVIDQGIENIGGGWSYGYGRLAVNEVKYKELELTDPKHRDILWKFEDIQWNSEKITIEKITKPEISRPWKKIKVWAKIPDCQLLCISTTLPPSDIKSYSEDNFPDSFVFRRGIIDDSGEKQEEIAVTGKALRQALFSVPIERRLRTKGETICLDSSKSKECRCKRCSWFGSVDSRGRISISDAPVTGAETKILNRIQLCEHSMQNMNLFTWEYLTKGDFYFEIMIDRIDEDESADLLKDITNICEDMKVKAPPGWYRIGGSSTCTGQVEIKDYRDEDQAETRQEDK; encoded by the coding sequence ATGGAAATAGTGAAGGCAAAAAAAGCTGTTAAGTTTTCAATTGATCTGACCCTGAAAACCCCTTTAATGATCCGGTCAGGCAAAACAGGTGAATTTACAGATTCCGTGATTGAAAAAACAGGAGATGAAAACTGCCTGCATATTAACGGTTATGTATGGGCAAGCCTTATTCGCCGTGCCTTGAGCCGTGTTAAAGGGGCTGAAAATATGACAGAAGAAATAGGTGATTATGCCAAAGGCAGGGAATCTGAAATCGGTGTTTCCCCTTTCTGGTGCGAAGCCTCTTTTGTAGAGCTTGAGCCTGGTGATGTCAGACCAGGCAATAAGCTTGACAGGCAGTGGGGCGCTGCTGCAAAAGGTGCGCTCTTTTCTGATGAAATTGTCCAGCCGGGATATAAAACCACCCTGAATTTTAATTATTTCTGTGAAAACCCTGGAGAAATTAAAAAGAATATCCTTTCAGCCCTGTGGGTTATTGACCAGGGAATTGAAAATATCGGCGGCGGCTGGTCATACGGATACGGCAGGCTGGCAGTCAATGAAGTGAAATACAAAGAATTGGAACTGACTGACCCAAAACACAGGGATATTCTCTGGAAATTTGAAGATATTCAATGGAACAGCGAAAAAATAACCATTGAAAAAATAACAAAACCTGAAATCAGCAGACCCTGGAAAAAAATCAAGGTATGGGCAAAAATTCCTGATTGTCAGCTTCTCTGCATTTCAACAACCCTGCCACCTTCTGATATAAAGTCTTACAGCGAAGATAATTTCCCTGACAGCTTTGTATTCAGGAGAGGAATTATTGACGATTCAGGGGAAAAACAGGAAGAAATTGCAGTAACAGGCAAGGCATTACGCCAGGCTCTTTTTTCAGTTCCCATTGAAAGGAGATTGAGGACAAAAGGAGAAACTATCTGCCTTGACAGCAGCAAAAGCAAAGAATGCAGATGCAAAAGATGCAGTTGGTTCGGCTCTGTTGATTCACGAGGGCGCATTTCCATATCCGATGCCCCGGTTACAGGCGCAGAAACTAAGATATTAAACCGGATACAGTTATGCGAGCATTCCATGCAGAACATGAATCTTTTTACATGGGAATACCTGACAAAAGGAGATTTTTATTTTGAGATCATGATTGACAGGATAGACGAAGATGAATCAGCAGATTTATTAAAAGATATTACTAATATCTGCGAGGATATGAAAGTAAAAGCCCCTCCCGGATGGTACAGGATAGGCGGCAGTTCTACTTGTACGGGACAGGTTGAAATAAAGGATTACAGGGATGAAGACCAGGCAGAAACCAGGCAGGAGGATAAATAA